From the genome of Arthrobacter sp. SLBN-122:
CGCAGGACCCGGGTGGGCAGCGACACCGCGTTGAGGCCACTGCCCGTGGTGCTGCTGCGGTAGCAGAGCCGCTCAACCTCGTGCTCCGCTTCCTCCATGGGGTAGCCGCAGTGGATGTACTCGTCCCCGAAGAGAATCACCTTGGCCATCCACCGCACCTGGTTCAGGGCGGCTGCTACGTCGGTGGCGAACGCGCTGTGTTCCTGGAACAGGTCGCAGTCATTGCAGGTGTAGGAAACAGTGACGAGGTCCCCACCGGCGGCGCCGATCGCCGTGATGGCGTGAATGGTCAGCTGGTGCCCGGTTCCGCAGGCCTCGCACTGAAGTTGCCGCGGCTGTGGCAGGGGGCGCCGGGAATACGGGGAAGACATGACGCCTGCTCTTTTCCGCGTTGTGCATCCAAGCCGCCGTGTGGCTGCAGCGGCGCTCATCCGCGGCCCTGCACGCGGCCCGGACGCCGGTCCCCGGCAGCGTTGTCCGGGGGCGCTCTTTTCGAATCTACGTCACGTCCGTGCCCCTGTACAGGGGAGTTTCGCCCTCCCCTTCGCCGGACTCGACAGGGGCGGCCAAGGCGGGTGGGGCAACGCGATAGGGGTGAGGACGCCGGGCTGAACGGGTATGGGCTAGGCGGCGATGGGGGAGAGGGCCAGCGCAAGCACGAAGGCCAGGCCGCAGGTCGCCAGGGGAGTCAGGGCCCAGAGCCACAGGATCCGGATGACCAGTTTCCGGTTCGTCACCGAAAAGTGCTGGTTTTCCCCTGCGCCCAGGGCTCCGGCGGTAACGGTGTGGGTGGTGGAGAGCGGCCAGTGGAGCCCGATGGCGCCCACAAAGAGCATCAGTGCGCTGAAGGTCTGGGCCACCGATCCGCGCAGGGGGTCGATCCTGGTGATTTTGTAGCCGATGGTGTGCGAGATCCGCCATCCTCCGAAGAGTGTCCCGGCCGTCATCATCACTGCGGAGAGCCCTGCCACCCAAAGGGGGATCCCGCCGTCGGAATAGCCTGCAGCCAGGAGGGCCAGCAGCAGCACTGCGCTGACGCGCTGCCCGTCCTGCAGGCCGTGGCCGAAGGCAACGGCTCCGGCTGCGACGGCCTGGCCCCGGCGAAAGCGCTGGTTCACCACATTGGGCTGCGTGTAGCGGGCCACCCACGTGGCCGGATAGACCAGGAGGAAGGAGCCGCTGTAGGCCACGAGCGGGGACAGCACCAGGGGCAGCACCACCTGGAACAGCAGCGACTGGTCCACGCCGGCTACCCCCGGCCCGCCAATCGCCAGGCTGGCAAGGCCGGCTCCGGCAAGACCGCCCACCAGGGCGTGGGTGGAGGATGCGGGAATGCCCCGCCGCCACATCAACAGGCCCCAGGCGCAGGCGCTCGCCAGCCCGGCCACCAGGATGGCGAGACCAGCGGGGCCAGCCGGAAGGTGGATCCAGGTCTGGCTGGCGGCGACGGCGAGCAGGGCGCTCAGGAGGGCGCCAATGAAGTTGAAGAACGCGGCGAGGAGTATGCCCACGCTGGGAGTAAGGGCCCGGTTCCGGACGGCCAGGGCAACGGAGTTGGACGCGTCGCGGAACCCGTTGAGGAAGGCAAACGCCGCCGCCAGCAGGACCACCGCTGCGAAGATGGCTGCCGCCACCTCAGGATTCCTTGACGATGATGCTGCCTACCTGGGTGGCCACCCGCCGCATGTCCTTGGTGACCTCCACCAGTTGGTTGGCGATGTCCCGGTTGCGGGAGTACTGCGCCCACTTCATGTCCGCGATCATGTCCGCCACCCACACCCGGTGGGTCCGCTCGGCACGCTGGGCCAGGCGCAGGATCTCGATCCAGTAGTCCTCAAGGTCGTCCAGGTTGTTCAGCCTGCGCATGGCGTCCACCGTCAGTTCGGCCTGCCGGCTGATGATCTCCAGCTGGTCCGCTGCGCGCTTGGGCAGGCGGTCCAGTTTGTACAGGGCCACGAGCTCCGCGGCGGCGTCCATCTTTTCCATGGCCTCGTTGAGGTACCGGGAGAGGGCGTACATGTCCTCGCGGGGGAGCGGGTTCACGAAACTGGTGCGCATGTGGGTCAGCAGCGCGAAGTGCAGTTCGGCTGACTTGGCCTCGAGGTTGTGCATGTCCTCCACGAGTTTGCCGTGCTCGTCCGCGGGTACGCCGAGGATCTCGGCCAGGGTGGCGGTGGCCAGCACGATCTGTTGTGCCATCTGCGAGAGCAAATTCAGCCCTGCGGGCTCCTGGGGAAAAAGGCGCAGCTTCACGTGTTTACCGGTCTCCGGGGACTTAACAAGGAGGGTTTGCTGCCGTGTGACTTGACCCCGGCGCGCAACTGTCGCCTACTCTACCGGCCCGTAACAGCAGGATCTGAATTGTCCACCTGGAAGAGGGCAAAAAAATGGTGCCGAACCGGATACGCCTCTCGGCGGTAGGCCGCTCTAGGCGGCTAATTGTTGAAGCCCGGGGGTTTCGCGGCTCGGCACCGGTTTCAGTCTTCTACTTCACCCGGCCCAAGTCAATCTTGACAGCGGGGGTTGGGTCCGTCCCGGAAAACGCGGTCCGACAAGGCTGCAGGCGCTACGGCAAGGAAGCCCAGCTCAGCAAGCAGGCGGGTCCGGCGAAGCAGGTTGGCAGGCCCGAGCAAGCAGCCCGGGCCAAGAAAAATTCAAGCAAGGAAGCTCAGTCCAGTTCGCCCAGCCGCCACGCGTTGGCGGCGTGCTCCAGGTCCTCGGCCGTCTTGACCAACTGATGGGAATTGCGGGTCAGCTTGCTGGCGTGGGCCTCGTTGGCGTGCTCTGCGCCGTCTGCAATCGTGGCCTGGCCGAGCGCCACCACCCGGCAGAAGGCGGCGGACCGTTCCAGCGCCACGTCGAAATCGCCGTCGAACGCCCCGGAGAGGATGGCATCGGCCATGGTGCGCATTTCTTCTGCACCCGGCGGTTCAGCCGCGCCGGCCACCACGTTGGAGACCTGCGCGGTGTCCTTGCCCGCGCGGAAGTACACGGAGATGCGTTCCGGATCCTGGACCGTGGCAGCGCGCAGCGCGTAGAGCCGCCAGAGAGCGCCCGGAAGGGAACGGGCGGGACTTTCGGCCCACATCTCGGCGATGGCTTCCAGGCCCTGTTCGTCGGCGAGCTTCACCAGGCGTTGGGTGACGACGGGATCATCGCTGTCCCGGCCATGGCGGACCAGGGCCTGCGCGGCAAGGTGGGCGGCCTCCGAGACGCGGGCGGGATCTGCGCCTCCGGCGAAGGGCTCGAAATCCATCGGGGCGAAGGGCTTGGGCTTATGGTGCCGGTTGCTGCCGCCGTAGGGACTGGTTCCTGCTTGCTCGCTCATGCCCCCACGCTACTCCTGTGCGGACGCGGAAATCGAGCATCTGCAGTGCCCGTTGCACGTGCGGGAAAGGGCGCTTGACTTGGGTTGTAAGCGCGCGACGGCGGCCCGTTGGCCTGGTGCGAAGACGCCGGAACCATGGGTTAGAGTATTAACGTCCAGAAATGGATTGGGCCGGACGGGCAGACACAGCGTGTTTGACTGGCCGGCAGGGGCCTTTAGCTCAGTTGGTAGAGCATCGGACTTTTAATCCGTGGGTCGTGGGTTCGAGCCCCACAGGGCCCACCCACAGGAACCGCAAGGGTCCGCCGCGATTGCCGGCGGGCCCCTTCCATTTAAGTCCCTGCTTCCAGGTTCAGGAATGCACAATACTTCCGTTGCGCGGCAGGCCGCCAGGGAAGGTGATGGGAACGGCGGAAGCCCGTGCCGGATCCGCCGAATCCATTGCCTGCACATGCAGATGCGGTTCGGTACTGTTCCCCGAATTGCCGCACCGGCCCACCGGATCGCCGCAGTGAACCAACTGGCCCGGCCGGACGCATACGCTCCCGCGCTGCAAATGGCACAGGGCGATGAAGACACCACCGCTCTCGATGACCACGTGGTTGCCTGCAAGCCCCGGCCACCCCTCCCGGAGCCGTTTCGCCTGCGTCATTGCGTAACCGATTGACGGAAAGCCGCGGAAGGCGGCATGGTCCGGTCCCCCGTCATGGGCGGCCTGCACAACCCCGGAGACGGGAGCCGTCACGGCCCTGCCAAACCCCACGAACTGCTCCGGCAGCCCGGGCCGGAACAGCGTCGAAAAGGTGATCGGTGTAGACCGCCCGCTCCCGTCCACCGGTGTGAAATCGATGGCGTGGCCCGTGGCGAAGAGCTGTGTGCCGTGGCTGGGTACGCGGTTCGACGGCGAATTCTGCACCAGCCAGGCGCCCACGAACGGATATTCCAGGTTCACCGGCATCGCCGGGTCAGCTGGCGGGATCGTATTGGAAAGCCCGCACTTCCACGATCGGGGATATCCATGGCGCCGCTGGGAAACGAGATCAAATACTTGGTCATTCCGCCGGCTCCTTTTATGCAAGTGCGCTGGGCAAACGCGGGATCAGCTTCATCCTGCCCACCGGTGGGCCTGGCGCGCAAGGATCACCACGCAGGCCCACCGTCATGAGCCTGCAGGCAGGGAGCGCAGCAGGTGCAAACAGGCACAATAGGCACATGGCAAAAACCAGCAAGGGCCGGATGCCGCGCCTGGAAGACGTGGCCAAGGTGGCAGGTGTCTCCCACCAGACCGTCTCCCGTGTGGTGAACAACCACCCCAATGTCAGCAAGGTGACGCGGGAAAAGGTGGAGGCGGCCATTGCCGAGCTGGGATACCGGCGCAACACCGCCGCCCGGAGCCTGGTCACCCGGCGCTCGCAGACCATAGGCGTGCTGGCAAGCGAGCTTTCCCAGTACGGCCCGGCGAACACCCTGTTGGGGGTTGAACACGCAGCCCGCAACGCCGGCTACTTCGTCAGCATCGCGGCCCTTCGGGAAGTCAGCCGGGATGCCATCTCCAACGCGGTGGGCCACTTCATGGACCAGGCCGTGGACGGGATCGCCGTGCTGGTGCCGCACTCGGACACCCTTGCCGTGCTGGAGCAGATGAATCTTCCCGTGCCCGTGGTGGCCGTGGGCTCGGCCGGCAGCGCTTCCGTCAGCGGCGCGATGGTGGACCAGCGTGCGGGTGCCAGGCTCGCCGTCGAACACCTCATCAAGGAGGGCCACCACCACATCGGGCATATCGCAGGCCCGCCTGACTGGACGGACGGCGCCGAGCGCGCAGCGGGGTGGCGTGCCGCCCTCCGCGAAGCCGGGCTGGACGATTCCCTGCTGGTGGAAGGGGACTGGAGTGCGGGCAGCGGTTACGCCATTGGCCGCAAGCTGGCGTCAGGACGCACGGCCACGGCCATCTTCGTTGGAAATGACCAGATGGCTCTGGGCCTGCTGCGCGCCTTCACCGAAGCGGGGGTCAGGGTGCCCGACGACGTCTCCGTGGTGGGCTTCGACGACCAGCCGGAGGCGGGGTACTTCACGCCTCCGCTGACCACCGTCCGCCAGGACTTCGAGGAACTGGGTCGCCGCTGCATGGACATCATGCTGAAGGAGATCGAGTCCGGCGCCGCAGTGAGCTCAACTGTGGTTCCGCCTGAACTGATTCTCCGGGCCAGCACGGCCGCCCCCGCGCCCGCCTAACTGGGCAGCTTTAGCGGAACAGCACGCGAGCCCAAAAAAATATCTCCATGATTCTGCATCCAAATCCGGGGTTGCGCCGGTAGTAGGAGTGTCAGCAAAAAACGCCCGGTAACCGGGCCGTTCAAGGAGATGGACATGCGCAACAAAATCTTCACCGCAGGTGCCGGTGCAGCAGCCATTGCAGCCGCAATCGCTCTGGCCGGTCCGGCCCACGCAGCAGACGGGGACGCCCAGCTGTCCGTGCTGCACGGTGTTCCCGGACTGACCGTGGACGTGTGGGTCAACGGTGACCGCACACTGGATGACTTCGCCCCCGGAGCCCTTGCCGGACCGTTGGCACTGCCGGCTGGCACCTACGAGATCGCCATTACGGCAGCCGATGCCGCCAACGCCTCCGCGCCCGCCATTGGCCCGGTCAGCGTCACCCTTGCCGCCAACGGAAACTACACGGCCGCAGCCCACCTGGGCGCTGACGGCAAGCCCACAGCCAGCCTGTTCACCAATGACGTGTCCCAGATCCCCGCCGGGAAGGGCAAACTGACGGTCCGGCACGCGGCCGCAGCCCCCGCCGTCGATGTCCTGGCAGGCGGCACCGCCGTCATTACCAACCTTGCCAATCCCAACGAGAAGACCCTCACCCTCGATCCCGGCACTGTCCCTGCCGCTGTGGCTGCGGCAGGCACCACCACCCCGGTGATCGGACCGGCGGACGTGGCGGTGGCCGAAGGTACGCATACCATCGTTTATGCCTGGGGCAGCCTGGCCGACCAGAACCTGAAACTGGCCGTGCAGACCATCGAGGGCCTCCATTCCGCACCGGCGTCGGTGCCCGGCGCCCTTGACGGCTCCGCGGCTGCCGGTGGAGCCGGCACTGCCGTTGCCACTGCCGGATTCGGCCTTGCAGCGCTGGCCCTTCTCGCCGGGGCCGTGGGCGTAGCCCGAGCGGTCAGCACCCGGCGGGCGCAGCTGTAACCGGGGCAGAAACCGGTTGAAGCACCGAACGCAGGGGCCCGGCCGGCACGGTCGGGCCCCTGCGCCGAACACCACATAACAAGCAGCAGCGGAAGGGAGGCGGCAGGCATGGAGGCAGGCACGACGACGGCAGCGGAGTACCGCCGTCAGCGTTCGGCAGGCGGGGCGGCGGCACTGATGGTGGCTGTGGCGGTTATTCTGTCCGGCTGCGGTTCCACCAGCTCCACCAGCTCCGGCAGTTCCAGCAGCGCAAGCGGGGAGGCGGCCCAATCAATGGCCGCCAGCGGTCCGGCAGCCGCAACCGTCCCCACCGGACCGGCTGATTCCCCAGGTCCTGCTGTCCCTTCCACGAGCGCCATCCCGGTCCGGCCTGCCACTCTGCCGGCCGCCGCGGCGGTGCCGGCGCCAACGTCACTGACCGTGGCGGGCACGGCCATCAACATGCCGGTGGTGGCCGGGGGAGTGTCCGCGGAGGGAGCAATGGAAATACCTGACGCCTTTGACCGGGCGGCCTGGTACAAATTCGGTCCGGCGCCGGGAGCGGCGGAGGGAACCGCCGTCATCGCCGGACACATCGACACGAAGTCGGACCGCGCGCCGTTCTCGGCGCTGAAGTCGCTCGCGGCCGGAACCTTGATTCAGGTGGGACGGGATGGGGCCGCCCCTCTCACCTACCGGGTAGTGGGAGTGGAAATGATGGCAAAGGACAAGTTCGACGGCGGCGCGCTGTTCCGCCGGTCCGGTCCGCACGAACTCAAACTGGTTACCTGCGGCGGCAGATGGCTGGACGAGCGGATGGACTACAGCGACAATGTGATTGTCACCGCAGTTCCTGAATGAGCCGGTTCCTGTATGAGCCCGTTCCTGCCTGATCGGTGGCCAGCCACTAGCTCGTGCGCCGAAGCCGGGAAGGAGTTGCCTGTGACGCTTCCCGGGCACGCTTCCCGCGGGTGGGATGACGCTCTGACGGACTCCTTCCTGGCCGGGGATGAGCACGCGCTGGCAGCGGCCTACCGTGAGTTCGCGCCCCTGGTGCACACCCTGGCCCTGCGTTCCCTGCCGGACAGGGCGGCGGCGGACGACGTGACCCAGGAGGTCTTCATCCGGGCCTGGCGCTCGCGGAGCACGTTCAACCCTCAGGTGGCCAGGCTGCCCGCGTGGATCGTGGGTATCACCCGGAACGCCATCACCGACGCCCATTCAGCGGCGGCCCGGGAAGCACGCAAGGCCTTCGCCGCGGCCGGAGCCGGCATGGGGGAAGACGCCGGCACAGGAACAGAGGCAGCGGAAATGCTGGCGGACCGGCTGCTCCTGGACGGCGAACTGGAGAGGCTGGGCGAGCCCCAGGGGTCCATCATGAAGCTCGCCTTCTATGAGGACCTGACGCACGAACAGATTTCACGCAAGCTGGGCCTTCCCCTTGGTACGGTCAAGAGCCACATCCGCCGGAGCCTGTCGCATTTACGAAGCAGATTGGAGGTAGACCATGCCGCATCTTGATCCGGAACAGTTGAGCCTCCTTGCGCTCTATGACGGCTGGGAGGACCCCGCTGGCCGGGAGCACCTGGCGGGCTGCCCCGAGTGTGCCGCAGACTATGCCGCCCTGCGCCGCACCGTTGATGCCGTGAAGACAACCCCCGACACCAGCCGCTTGACCGCCCCGGGCCCGCAGGTATGGGCCGGAATCCACCGGGAACTGGGCCTGTCTGAGTCTGTGCGGGAGGACCCGCTGTCCCCGGGCGCGGCCAAGGGCGCGACCAAGGAAAACCCCGCAGCCCCTGCCGCGGCGCCGGCACCTGCGCACAGGCCGCCGTCGAACGTTGTTCCGCTCCGCCGGCGGACCTGGTGGCAGCGCCCCGGTACGTGGGTGGCAGCTGCCGCGGCAGCCGTCCTGGTGGTTGTCGGCGCGGTGTTGACGGTGACCCGTCCGCCCCAGCCCCAGCAGTTGGCCGCTGCCCAGCTGACACCCCTGCCCCAGCACTCCGCCTCAGGATCGGCCAAGGTGGTGACGGCAGGTGACGGGTCCCGCAACCTTGAAATCAACCTGGACAAGGATGAGGCCAAGGGCTACCAGGAAGTGTGGCTGATCGCCCCGGACCTGTCCCGGCTGGTCAGCCTGGGCATCATGAACTCCACGTCCGGAACGTTCCAGGTGCCCGCGGGCCTGGACCTCTCCCAGTACCCGGTGGTGGATGTGTCAGACGAGCCCATGGACGGCAACCCGGCACACTCCAGCGTGAGCATCGCCAGGGGAACGCTCACGTCCTGACACGTGCCTGCTTCCGGCGAAGTGCCCGGGTGAGCCTGTTCCACCGGGCAGCAGCGGCGGCGTTAAGCAGTGCCGCGCCGGCATGCAGATACAGCATCAGGTGCAGCGAGTGGGTGGCCGGGGAAATGGGCGACGACGGCGCGTCCGGAGTGGGCGGCCCGCCATGGCCGTGGCCGGGCAACGGGACGGCACTGGCCGTGGCGAAGGCGGCGAAGGCCAGGTGCAGCAGTTGCTGTGCGGAAGCGGCCGCCACCAGGAACGCCCAGCCGGGAAGCTGCGCCGACGCCGGACGGTCCCGCCCCACGACAACCCGCTCCAGGACCACAGCCGCCAGGCTCAGCAGCGCCGCCAGCGCCGCAACAATGACTATTGCGGGCGGCTGGCCCCCGCCCGCAACGTGGGCGGCCAGTCCCGGGAGTGTCGCGAGTGGTCCGGCGAGCCAGGTGGGAGCGCTGATGCGGACAGGGCGGCCGTCCGGCTGATTGCTTTCCATCCGTCCGCCCCTCCCGCGCTGCCGGTCTTGGTTCTTCCCTACCCAACCGGACCGGCGTGAACCGTGAACCGCGTCAGCGGCCGAAGTGTGAGCGCGGCGCACCTTCCGGCAGCCGGTCCAGCAGCTCCTCTGCCACCTTGCGCACCTTGATGTTCCGGTGGCTCGACGCCTTGGCAAGGATGGAGAAGGCTTCCTCGTAGGAGCACCTGTTCTGCGCCATGATCACTCCGCAGGCAACATTGATGGACGTGCGGCTGTCCAGGGCCGAGCGGAGGTCGGTGGCCAGCGAGCGGGCCGCGTGCAGGTTGATTGCCATTTGCAGACTCTTGGTTGCCAGTGCCGCAAAAGTGCGTGCCTCGGCAATCGCCTGCAGCGGGAAGGCTTTGGAGTCGTGGGCGAAGAAGGCAAGCGCGGCGGCGGTCTGGCCGGGCTCCTTGCTGCCGTTGCCCTGGTTATCGGCCGGGAGGTCAGTGTCCAGGCGGAGCCGCACGGCCAGGGCGCTGCCGAACCCGGACAGCTGCAGCTGCGCGGAGTAGTTCTGCCACCGGAAGTCCCCGTTCCGCTGGAGCACTGCAACAGGGTGCCCGCCGGACATCACGTCCGTAACCGGGCCCTCGGCCATGTCCCGCTCCCAGTCCAGCAGGCGCTCCACTTCAACGGTGGTGCCCGTAATGGCAGGCGTCCGTTTGGGCTGGTGGAGCACCAGGCCGCAGCCGACGTCGATCCCGGCCGTGGCGGCCACATGACCGGCTGAAGCAGCCACCAGCAGGTCAAGGGATTCGGAGAGGGTTTGTGCACCGTTGACCAGGTCCAGCACGAGGGCCGGGTTCCGGGGCGCACCCCGTTCCCGGCCTGTGGGCTCCGGATGCGGCACGCGCAGCCTGCGGCCGCCTGCAGGGTGGGGAGGGCCGGCGACGGCTGGGGGAGAGCCCTTGGTCTCGAAGGACTCCTCGTCGCCGGCCCCGCTTGATACCCGTGTCCGATGGACCGGGAAACCTGGGTTTACCTGTCGTGCATGCATTGCCAGTCTCACACCCCCTAGTGAGCCAAGTACCGCCGAAGCAGAACAGGTCTTGTCTCTGTGAAAAACCTAATTGCCGTCCAGCCTCCGGCGAATGCGTATCCAGTACCTGTTTTTTCGATTAGGTAGTACTTGGACCGCCGCCTGCGCCGCCTCTTTGGATTGTTGCCGCAGGTGAGCGCTGCCTGGCATGGCAATCCGGGGGAAGCGGCGGTGTTGTACCGCAGGGGACGAAGACACTTGACTCCGGCGGCCGGCGCCCCCAACAATGTTTCTATAACGTTGTAAAACCGAGCCGAGGATGTCTACGTGACCCAGCCAGAACCCGCCGCAGCAAAAATCACCCTTGACCCGTCGTTCACCGTGGGGCCGGTCCGGCGTCGTACTTTCGGTGCCTTTGTTGAACACCTTGGCCGGTGCGTCTACACCGGGATCTTTGAACCGGACCACCCGGATGCCGACGGGGACGGCTTCCGCACGGATGTCCTCGAGCTCACCCGTGAACTGGGCGTATCCACCGTCCGGTACCCGGGCGGGAACTTCGTGTCCGGCTACCGCTGGGAGGACGGCGTAGGCCCCGTGGACCAGCGGCCCGTGCGCCTTGACCTCGCATGGCATTCCACCGATCCCAACACGGTGGGCGTGGACGAGTTCGCCAAGTGGTCCGCCAAGGCCGGTGTGGAACCCATGATGGCCGTCAACCTGGGCACCCGCGGCGTCCAGGAGGCCCTGGACCTCCTCGAGTACTGCAACATCGACGGCGGCACCGCCCTGTCCGGGCAGCGCCGCGCAAACGGTGCAGCGGACGGCTACGGCATCAGGATGTGGTGCCTGGGCAACGAGATGGACGGCCCCTGGCAGATCGGGCACAAGAACGCCCTGGAATACGGCCGCCTGGCCGCCGACACCGCCAGGGCCATGCGCATGGTGGAACCTGACCTGGAGCTGGTGGCCTGCGGCAGCTCCGGGCCCACCATGCCCACGTTCGGTGAGTGGGAGCGCGTTGTCCTGGCAGAAACCTACGAGCTGGTGGACCTGATCTCCGCCCACCAGTATTTCGAGGACTTCGGCGACCTGCAGGAACACCTCGCCGCCGGACACAAAATGGACGCTTTCATCCGGGACCTTGTCAGCCACATCGACCACGTGAAGTCGGTGAAGAAGTCCACCAAGCAGGTGAACATCTCCTTCGACGAGTGGAACGTCTGGCACATGAGCCGCGACGAATCCAAGGTACCCGCCGGCAAGGACTGGCCGGTGGCCCCCGTCCTGCTGGAGGACACCTACACGGTGGCGGACGCAGTGGTGGTGGGGGACCTGCTGGTCACGCTGCTCCGGAACACCGACCGTGTCCACTCGGCAAGCCTGGCGCAGCTGGTGAACGTCATCGCCCCCATCATGACCGAGCCCGGCGGCCGGGCCTGGAAGCAGACCACCTTCCACCCGTTTGCCCTGACGTCGCGGCACGCTTCCGGCATCGTCCTGCAGCTGGCCGTCGAATCCCCGCTGGTCAGCGGCGGCAAGACAACAGATGTTGCCGCTCTGTCCGCCGTCGCCACCTACGACGGGGACAAGGGCGAGGCCGTAGTGTTCGCCGTCAACCGGTCCGCGGAGCAGGCGCTGACGCTGGATGCGGCCGCGGCGGGGCTGGGTGACGTCCGGCTGGTGGAGGCGGTGACCTATGCCAACAAGGACCCGTACTGGCAGGCCAGCGCCGATGATTCCACCTCGGTCCTGCCAACCGAAAACGGCTCCGTGAAGGTGGACAGCGGCCGGCTTACCGCCGAACTTCCCGCCGTTTCCTGGTCCATGATCCGGCTGGCCGTGAACAGCTGACGCACCGGGGCAGCAGGGCTGGGGCATCCTTATGACGACGGCGGCCCGCAGGTGGGAGGATGGACGGCATGGAACTGCACATCACGGGCGATCCCGCCGC
Proteins encoded in this window:
- a CDS encoding inorganic phosphate transporter encodes the protein MAAAIFAAVVLLAAAFAFLNGFRDASNSVALAVRNRALTPSVGILLAAFFNFIGALLSALLAVAASQTWIHLPAGPAGLAILVAGLASACAWGLLMWRRGIPASSTHALVGGLAGAGLASLAIGGPGVAGVDQSLLFQVVLPLVLSPLVAYSGSFLLVYPATWVARYTQPNVVNQRFRRGQAVAAGAVAFGHGLQDGQRVSAVLLLALLAAGYSDGGIPLWVAGLSAVMMTAGTLFGGWRISHTIGYKITRIDPLRGSVAQTFSALMLFVGAIGLHWPLSTTHTVTAGALGAGENQHFSVTNRKLVIRILWLWALTPLATCGLAFVLALALSPIAA
- a CDS encoding DUF47 domain-containing protein is translated as MKLRLFPQEPAGLNLLSQMAQQIVLATATLAEILGVPADEHGKLVEDMHNLEAKSAELHFALLTHMRTSFVNPLPREDMYALSRYLNEAMEKMDAAAELVALYKLDRLPKRAADQLEIISRQAELTVDAMRRLNNLDDLEDYWIEILRLAQRAERTHRVWVADMIADMKWAQYSRNRDIANQLVEVTKDMRRVATQVGSIIVKES
- a CDS encoding M23 family metallopeptidase, encoding MPVNLEYPFVGAWLVQNSPSNRVPSHGTQLFATGHAIDFTPVDGSGRSTPITFSTLFRPGLPEQFVGFGRAVTAPVSGVVQAAHDGGPDHAAFRGFPSIGYAMTQAKRLREGWPGLAGNHVVIESGGVFIALCHLQRGSVCVRPGQLVHCGDPVGRCGNSGNSTEPHLHVQAMDSADPARASAVPITFPGGLPRNGSIVHS
- a CDS encoding LacI family DNA-binding transcriptional regulator, with the protein product MAKTSKGRMPRLEDVAKVAGVSHQTVSRVVNNHPNVSKVTREKVEAAIAELGYRRNTAARSLVTRRSQTIGVLASELSQYGPANTLLGVEHAARNAGYFVSIAALREVSRDAISNAVGHFMDQAVDGIAVLVPHSDTLAVLEQMNLPVPVVAVGSAGSASVSGAMVDQRAGARLAVEHLIKEGHHHIGHIAGPPDWTDGAERAAGWRAALREAGLDDSLLVEGDWSAGSGYAIGRKLASGRTATAIFVGNDQMALGLLRAFTEAGVRVPDDVSVVGFDDQPEAGYFTPPLTTVRQDFEELGRRCMDIMLKEIESGAAVSSTVVPPELILRASTAAPAPA
- a CDS encoding DUF4397 domain-containing protein; its protein translation is MRNKIFTAGAGAAAIAAAIALAGPAHAADGDAQLSVLHGVPGLTVDVWVNGDRTLDDFAPGALAGPLALPAGTYEIAITAADAANASAPAIGPVSVTLAANGNYTAAAHLGADGKPTASLFTNDVSQIPAGKGKLTVRHAAAAPAVDVLAGGTAVITNLANPNEKTLTLDPGTVPAAVAAAGTTTPVIGPADVAVAEGTHTIVYAWGSLADQNLKLAVQTIEGLHSAPASVPGALDGSAAAGGAGTAVATAGFGLAALALLAGAVGVARAVSTRRAQL
- a CDS encoding class F sortase, with the protein product MEAGTTTAAEYRRQRSAGGAAALMVAVAVILSGCGSTSSTSSGSSSSASGEAAQSMAASGPAAATVPTGPADSPGPAVPSTSAIPVRPATLPAAAAVPAPTSLTVAGTAINMPVVAGGVSAEGAMEIPDAFDRAAWYKFGPAPGAAEGTAVIAGHIDTKSDRAPFSALKSLAAGTLIQVGRDGAAPLTYRVVGVEMMAKDKFDGGALFRRSGPHELKLVTCGGRWLDERMDYSDNVIVTAVPE
- a CDS encoding RNA polymerase sigma factor, giving the protein MTLPGHASRGWDDALTDSFLAGDEHALAAAYREFAPLVHTLALRSLPDRAAADDVTQEVFIRAWRSRSTFNPQVARLPAWIVGITRNAITDAHSAAAREARKAFAAAGAGMGEDAGTGTEAAEMLADRLLLDGELERLGEPQGSIMKLAFYEDLTHEQISRKLGLPLGTVKSHIRRSLSHLRSRLEVDHAAS
- a CDS encoding anti-sigma factor, with the translated sequence MPHLDPEQLSLLALYDGWEDPAGREHLAGCPECAADYAALRRTVDAVKTTPDTSRLTAPGPQVWAGIHRELGLSESVREDPLSPGAAKGATKENPAAPAAAPAPAHRPPSNVVPLRRRTWWQRPGTWVAAAAAAVLVVVGAVLTVTRPPQPQQLAAAQLTPLPQHSASGSAKVVTAGDGSRNLEINLDKDEAKGYQEVWLIAPDLSRLVSLGIMNSTSGTFQVPAGLDLSQYPVVDVSDEPMDGNPAHSSVSIARGTLTS
- a CDS encoding ANTAR domain-containing protein, which codes for MPHPEPTGRERGAPRNPALVLDLVNGAQTLSESLDLLVAASAGHVAATAGIDVGCGLVLHQPKRTPAITGTTVEVERLLDWERDMAEGPVTDVMSGGHPVAVLQRNGDFRWQNYSAQLQLSGFGSALAVRLRLDTDLPADNQGNGSKEPGQTAAALAFFAHDSKAFPLQAIAEARTFAALATKSLQMAINLHAARSLATDLRSALDSRTSINVACGVIMAQNRCSYEEAFSILAKASSHRNIKVRKVAEELLDRLPEGAPRSHFGR
- the arfA gene encoding arabinosylfuranosidase ArfA gives rise to the protein MTQPEPAAAKITLDPSFTVGPVRRRTFGAFVEHLGRCVYTGIFEPDHPDADGDGFRTDVLELTRELGVSTVRYPGGNFVSGYRWEDGVGPVDQRPVRLDLAWHSTDPNTVGVDEFAKWSAKAGVEPMMAVNLGTRGVQEALDLLEYCNIDGGTALSGQRRANGAADGYGIRMWCLGNEMDGPWQIGHKNALEYGRLAADTARAMRMVEPDLELVACGSSGPTMPTFGEWERVVLAETYELVDLISAHQYFEDFGDLQEHLAAGHKMDAFIRDLVSHIDHVKSVKKSTKQVNISFDEWNVWHMSRDESKVPAGKDWPVAPVLLEDTYTVADAVVVGDLLVTLLRNTDRVHSASLAQLVNVIAPIMTEPGGRAWKQTTFHPFALTSRHASGIVLQLAVESPLVSGGKTTDVAALSAVATYDGDKGEAVVFAVNRSAEQALTLDAAAAGLGDVRLVEAVTYANKDPYWQASADDSTSVLPTENGSVKVDSGRLTAELPAVSWSMIRLAVNS